A part of Paraliobacillus zengyii genomic DNA contains:
- a CDS encoding acyltransferase, whose translation MRNTERYSVKGANSLWHIYKTVPFWKVIKNFIVIQLARYTPVLSLKNWLYRTFLRMKVGDQTAFALMVMLDIMFPERISVGKNTVIGYNTTILAHEYLIKEYRLGNVSIGDEVMIGANSIILPGVTIGDGAVIAAGTVVHKDVTSGTFVGGNPMRLIYSEEEMKNRLKQDDFFKDHA comes from the coding sequence ATGCGAAACACGGAACGCTATTCTGTAAAAGGTGCAAATTCATTATGGCATATTTACAAAACAGTTCCTTTTTGGAAAGTGATTAAAAATTTTATTGTGATTCAACTGGCAAGATACACGCCAGTTCTATCATTAAAAAATTGGTTGTATCGAACTTTTTTGAGAATGAAAGTTGGCGATCAAACAGCTTTTGCTTTAATGGTTATGTTAGATATTATGTTTCCAGAACGCATATCTGTAGGAAAAAACACGGTTATAGGATATAATACAACTATTCTCGCACATGAATACTTAATTAAAGAATATCGTTTAGGAAATGTTTCAATAGGCGATGAAGTGATGATTGGTGCCAACAGTATTATATTACCTGGTGTTACGATCGGTGATGGCGCAGTTATAGCCGCAGGTACAGTTGTACATAAGGATGTAACGAGTGGGACATTTGTAGGTGGAAATCCGATGCGGTTAATTTACTCGGAAGAAGAAATGAAAAATAGGTTAAAACAAGATGATTTTTTTAAAGATCATGCATAA
- the ppaX gene encoding pyrophosphatase PpaX — protein MDIRTILFDLDGTLIDTNELIIASFTHTLEKHSETPYTREQILSFIGPPLYDSLQQVDPDNVETMVATYREHNLANHDKYVTAYPTVVDTIKTLKEKGYQLGIVTTKMRDTALLGLKLTGMEDAFDIVIGLDNVTNAKPHPEPIIKALTQLKANPLHAIMVGDNYHDIEAGQNAGIKTAGVAWSIKGKEALAAYKPDYMLEEMRDLLKILEV, from the coding sequence ATGGACATTCGTACGATTCTGTTTGATTTAGATGGTACATTGATAGACACAAACGAATTAATTATTGCATCTTTTACACACACATTAGAAAAACATAGTGAAACACCTTATACGAGAGAGCAAATATTATCATTTATTGGTCCGCCTTTATATGATAGTTTACAGCAAGTTGATCCAGATAATGTCGAGACAATGGTTGCAACATACCGAGAACATAATTTAGCTAATCATGACAAATATGTTACGGCCTATCCTACTGTCGTTGATACGATTAAGACATTAAAGGAAAAGGGCTATCAACTTGGAATTGTTACGACAAAAATGCGTGATACGGCTCTACTTGGTCTAAAACTTACAGGAATGGAAGACGCGTTTGATATTGTGATCGGACTCGATAACGTTACAAATGCTAAACCACATCCTGAACCAATTATTAAAGCATTAACGCAATTAAAAGCAAACCCGCTTCATGCAATTATGGTAGGAGATAACTATCATGATATAGAAGCCGGACAAAATGCAGGAATAAAAACGGCAGGAGTGGCATGGTCTATCAAAGGCAAAGAAGCTTTAGCTGCTTATAAACCTGATTATATGCTTGAAGAGATGCGCGATCTATTAAAGATTCTCGAGGTGTAG
- a CDS encoding nucleoside recognition domain-containing protein, whose protein sequence is MKEMLIRGVKQGLEVTWTLSKVIFPITVLITILQFTPVLPWVVDVLTPMMSWIGLSGEAAVPLVLGNTLNLYAGIAAIVSFDFTVREVFIMAVMLSFSHNLFIESSVATRVGIKWPIVVGIRITLALFSAFMIHTFWEGGQELAQYGFISSDPAPPEGWLAIGIEGIQTATVSVLQLALIVIPLMVILQIFREIGWMKKISDRLEPFTRLMGMNTNASMTLVAGLLIGLAYGAGVMVQAVKEDGVSKKDMYLAFIFLVSCHAVVEDTLVFIPLGIPVWPLLLIRLFTALILTACIGFIWNRNQLRKRKEELADGHSYDSV, encoded by the coding sequence GTGAAAGAGATGCTGATTCGAGGTGTGAAACAAGGATTAGAGGTAACATGGACACTAAGTAAGGTCATATTCCCCATTACCGTGCTTATTACGATTTTACAATTCACACCTGTGTTGCCTTGGGTTGTAGACGTGTTGACTCCAATGATGAGTTGGATAGGTCTTTCTGGTGAGGCGGCAGTGCCATTAGTATTAGGTAATACGTTAAATCTGTACGCCGGCATTGCTGCAATTGTTTCTTTTGATTTTACTGTAAGAGAAGTGTTTATTATGGCAGTTATGCTGTCTTTCTCTCATAACTTATTTATTGAGTCATCTGTTGCAACACGTGTCGGAATTAAATGGCCAATTGTTGTTGGTATTCGCATTACACTTGCACTATTTTCTGCATTTATGATCCATACTTTTTGGGAAGGTGGACAGGAACTGGCGCAGTATGGATTTATTTCATCAGATCCTGCTCCTCCTGAAGGTTGGTTAGCTATAGGAATCGAAGGTATCCAGACGGCAACTGTTAGTGTACTGCAACTTGCACTTATTGTTATACCATTAATGGTTATACTACAAATATTCCGTGAAATAGGCTGGATGAAGAAAATATCTGATCGTTTAGAACCATTTACAAGACTAATGGGTATGAATACTAATGCTTCAATGACTTTAGTCGCGGGTTTATTAATTGGTTTGGCATATGGGGCAGGAGTAATGGTTCAGGCAGTAAAAGAAGACGGAGTGTCAAAGAAAGACATGTACTTGGCTTTCATTTTCCTTGTGTCTTGTCACGCTGTTGTGGAAGATACACTTGTTTTTATCCCACTTGGTATACCAGTTTGGCCACTATTATTGATCCGGCTCTTTACTGCACTTATTTTAACAGCATGCATCGGCTTCATTTGGAACCGAAATCAGTTGAGAAAAAGAAAGGAAGAATTAGCAGATGGACATTCGTACGATTCTGTTTGA
- the lgt gene encoding prolipoprotein diacylglyceryl transferase, whose translation MLFTVSPPIDRIFIEVGPFTIYWYAVIIVSGVFLGLWMATRESERLGLQKDIFTDLIIFALPIAIISARIYYVIFEWEQYQGRPWWSIFAVWEGGIAIHGALIGSVITAIIFARVKKVSFWQLADIAAPGLLLGQAIGRWGNFVNQEAHGGPVSDAAYDNFIRFLPDFIENQMYIDGVLYHPTFLYESVLSFIGIILLLILRKYNPLRGEVFLSYIIWYSIGRYFIEGMRTDSLYIIGTLRTAQVISIVLVLVGIALIAYRRKSKTVNRRYNGKKV comes from the coding sequence TTGCTATTTACTGTATCACCACCAATTGATCGAATCTTTATAGAAGTAGGACCATTCACCATTTATTGGTATGCGGTCATTATTGTATCAGGCGTATTTTTAGGATTGTGGATGGCAACTAGAGAATCTGAACGACTGGGTTTGCAGAAAGATATATTTACAGACTTAATTATTTTTGCACTTCCAATCGCAATTATCTCAGCCAGAATTTATTATGTGATATTTGAATGGGAACAATACCAAGGAAGGCCTTGGTGGAGCATCTTTGCAGTTTGGGAAGGTGGAATTGCAATACATGGTGCGTTAATAGGATCCGTGATCACTGCAATAATCTTCGCTCGTGTTAAAAAAGTGTCGTTTTGGCAACTAGCAGATATCGCAGCACCTGGTCTTCTTTTAGGCCAAGCAATTGGTCGTTGGGGTAATTTTGTCAATCAAGAAGCACATGGCGGTCCAGTGTCAGATGCAGCTTACGATAATTTCATTCGATTCTTGCCAGATTTTATAGAAAATCAAATGTACATAGATGGTGTATTATACCATCCAACTTTCCTATATGAATCGGTATTAAGTTTCATTGGTATTATCCTACTGCTTATACTGAGAAAATATAACCCTTTACGTGGGGAAGTATTTCTTAGCTATATTATATGGTATTCAATTGGACGCTATTTCATAGAAGGAATGCGTACAGATAGCCTCTATATTATTGGTACATTAAGAACTGCTCAAGTCATTTCAATTGTGCTTGTCCTAGTTGGTATAGCTCTTATTGCATATCGTCGGAAATCAAAAACTGTCAATAGACGATATAATGGCAAAAAAGTCTAG
- the hprK gene encoding HPr(Ser) kinase/phosphatase — MTKVHTQDLLDQFKLELLAGKEGLQREIIMSDISRPGIEMTGYFRYYPKKRLQLLGKTELSYYKDLSSAERTDRAKRMSTDETPGIVVSRGMEVPDELINACEEANVPLLRSPYKTTRVVSRLTNFLEAKFAPFTAMHGVLVDIYGVGVLIMGQSGVGKSETALELVKRGHRLVADDSVEIRQEDYDRLIGSSPPLIEHLLEIRGLGIINVMTLFGAGSVRSYKKISYVINLESWDDKKTYDRLGLEEETMKIIDVDVPKAILPVRPGRNLAVIIEVAAMNFRLKQMGVNAAEEFSTRLTTMIGKEKTNLGPDFDLD, encoded by the coding sequence ATGACAAAGGTTCACACGCAAGATTTATTGGATCAATTTAAATTAGAATTACTAGCTGGTAAAGAAGGCTTACAGCGTGAAATAATTATGAGTGATATATCTAGACCAGGAATTGAAATGACGGGTTACTTCAGATATTATCCGAAAAAAAGATTACAATTACTTGGTAAAACAGAACTTTCTTATTATAAGGATCTTTCTTCAGCGGAAAGAACAGATCGTGCGAAAAGAATGTCTACGGATGAAACACCAGGAATAGTCGTATCAAGAGGGATGGAAGTTCCAGATGAATTAATCAATGCTTGTGAGGAAGCGAACGTTCCGTTATTACGTTCTCCTTATAAAACCACACGTGTTGTAAGTAGATTGACTAACTTCTTAGAAGCGAAATTTGCACCATTCACAGCAATGCACGGTGTATTAGTAGATATTTATGGTGTCGGTGTTTTAATTATGGGACAAAGTGGTGTCGGGAAAAGTGAGACAGCTTTAGAATTAGTAAAACGAGGACATCGTCTTGTAGCAGATGATAGTGTCGAAATTAGACAAGAGGATTATGATCGTTTAATTGGTTCTTCTCCTCCACTAATTGAACATTTATTGGAGATAAGAGGCTTAGGCATTATTAATGTTATGACATTGTTTGGTGCTGGATCCGTTCGCTCCTATAAAAAAATATCTTATGTGATCAATTTAGAATCTTGGGATGATAAAAAAACGTATGATCGACTAGGATTAGAAGAAGAAACGATGAAAATTATCGATGTAGACGTGCCAAAAGCGATTTTGCCAGTACGTCCAGGTAGAAATTTAGCAGTTATTATTGAAGTTGCAGCAATGAATTTCCGTTTAAAACAAATGGGTGTTAATGCCGCAGAGGAATTCTCAACAAGATTAACAACAATGATTGGAAAAGAGAAGACAAATCTTGGTCCGGATTTTGACTTAGATTAG
- the pabB gene encoding aminodeoxychorismate synthase component I → MDHDGSTQKTEFREPIKIYQTKLLTEVTSIFRKAEKAIDAGFYVAGYVSYEAAAAFEARYHVKESGNLPLVWFGVYEAPSAIEATPLLQDYTVSDWTFTSSEESYQEGIKNIKQAIARGDTYQVNYTSRLQATFTGDDFAFYKQLIKNQQAPYSAYLDIGDFKILSASPELFFRVNNSTITTKPMKGTAPRGRYGEEDRQLIEQLTSSEKERAENMMIVDLLRNDLGKIAKKGTVAVPNLLDVESYPTVNQMTSTVTAELEKDTHLLDWFTALFPCGSITGAPKIKTMEYIAELEDTPREVYCGAIGFITPNKEATFNVPIRTVIIDKESQTATYGVGGGITWDSTVENEYQEMKTKAKMLTEKRPDFDLLESILLDHGNYPLQEYHLKRLLESASYFNFKIDIATVKQKLNQVLQGHPSKKYKVRLLVSKQGEVSTEVQEVKEIIGDVVCTLASLPIDKQDPFLFHKTTNRTHYKQHQLDDPNVFSTLLWNKQHEITEFIIGNVVVEKAGTYYTPPLDSGLLAGTYRAHLLETGIIQEKVINRNDLASFDRIWFINSVRGWLPVTLNNM, encoded by the coding sequence ATGGATCATGATGGGAGTACACAGAAGACTGAATTCCGTGAGCCAATTAAAATATATCAAACAAAGTTATTAACAGAGGTTACGTCTATTTTTAGAAAAGCTGAAAAGGCAATCGATGCTGGCTTTTATGTAGCTGGATATGTTTCATACGAAGCTGCAGCTGCTTTTGAAGCGCGTTATCATGTCAAAGAAAGTGGCAACCTACCACTTGTATGGTTCGGAGTATACGAAGCTCCTTCAGCAATCGAAGCAACACCACTATTACAAGACTACACTGTTTCCGATTGGACATTTACATCAAGTGAGGAAAGCTACCAAGAAGGCATTAAAAATATTAAACAAGCTATTGCGCGTGGAGATACATATCAAGTTAATTATACGAGCCGGTTACAGGCAACTTTTACTGGGGATGACTTTGCTTTTTACAAACAGTTGATTAAAAATCAGCAAGCACCATACAGCGCTTATTTAGATATTGGAGATTTTAAAATACTATCTGCCTCACCAGAATTATTCTTTCGAGTGAACAATAGTACCATCACAACAAAACCAATGAAGGGGACGGCACCTCGTGGTCGTTATGGTGAAGAAGATAGGCAGTTAATAGAACAATTAACCTCCTCTGAAAAAGAGCGTGCAGAAAATATGATGATTGTTGATCTTTTACGAAATGATTTAGGAAAAATCGCAAAAAAAGGCACAGTAGCTGTACCGAATCTTTTAGATGTGGAGTCCTATCCAACTGTTAATCAAATGACCTCGACGGTAACCGCAGAACTTGAAAAAGATACTCATTTATTAGACTGGTTTACTGCGCTATTTCCATGTGGATCGATTACTGGTGCACCAAAAATAAAAACGATGGAGTATATAGCAGAACTTGAAGATACTCCTAGAGAGGTTTATTGTGGTGCGATCGGTTTTATCACTCCTAATAAAGAAGCAACATTTAATGTACCGATTCGCACAGTTATTATTGATAAAGAAAGTCAAACAGCTACTTATGGTGTAGGTGGAGGGATTACTTGGGATTCCACAGTTGAAAATGAATATCAAGAGATGAAAACAAAAGCAAAAATGTTAACAGAAAAGCGTCCTGATTTTGATTTACTAGAATCGATCTTACTTGATCATGGGAATTATCCATTGCAAGAATATCACTTGAAACGGTTGCTTGAGTCAGCAAGCTATTTCAATTTTAAGATAGACATAGCGACCGTTAAGCAAAAATTAAATCAAGTATTGCAAGGTCATCCATCTAAAAAATATAAAGTTCGACTCCTTGTTTCTAAGCAGGGCGAGGTTTCCACAGAAGTTCAAGAAGTAAAAGAGATAATTGGCGATGTCGTGTGTACATTGGCATCATTACCAATTGATAAACAGGATCCTTTTCTATTTCATAAAACGACTAATCGAACGCACTATAAGCAACACCAATTAGACGATCCAAACGTATTCTCTACTTTATTATGGAATAAGCAACATGAAATAACAGAATTTATAATTGGTAATGTTGTAGTAGAAAAAGCTGGTACATACTATACGCCACCACTAGATTCTGGTTTATTAGCTGGCACCTATCGTGCACACTTGTTAGAAACAGGTATTATTCAAGAAAAAGTCATTAACCGTAATGATTTAGCAAGCTTTGATCGTATTTGGTTTATCAATAGTGTTAGAGGTTGGCTTCCAGTTACATTAAATAATATGTAA
- a CDS encoding phage holin family protein yields MTRWIVSLLLNAVALVVVAYLFDSFYLEGFGTALLASLILSVLNVIVKPILVLLTLPITIVSLGFFLFVINAITLMLTQAFIGDTFVINGFGIAILSAIILAILNLILNRLIKDTLFLNR; encoded by the coding sequence ATGACCCGTTGGATCGTTTCGCTATTATTAAATGCTGTAGCTTTAGTTGTTGTCGCGTACCTATTTGATTCTTTTTATCTGGAAGGATTCGGTACAGCATTACTTGCAAGTCTTATTTTGTCAGTTTTAAATGTAATTGTGAAACCTATTTTGGTTTTGCTGACATTACCCATTACGATTGTTTCACTTGGCTTTTTCTTATTTGTAATCAATGCGATTACTTTAATGTTAACGCAAGCGTTCATTGGTGATACATTTGTGATTAATGGCTTTGGTATAGCGATTTTATCGGCAATTATTTTAGCTATCCTAAATCTCATATTAAATCGATTAATTAAAGATACACTATTTTTGAATAGATAA
- a CDS encoding PspC domain-containing protein, translating to MDKKLYRSSSNKMVSGVLGGLAEYFNFDATIIRLIFVVALLFTAVFPLLFVYIAAAFIMPIDGEI from the coding sequence ATGGATAAGAAATTATACCGTTCAAGTAGTAATAAAATGGTGTCAGGTGTTTTGGGTGGTTTAGCAGAATATTTTAATTTTGATGCAACAATTATACGCTTGATTTTTGTTGTCGCCTTGTTGTTCACTGCAGTTTTCCCATTGTTATTTGTTTATATTGCAGCAGCATTTATTATGCCAATTGATGGAGAAATATAA
- the bshB2 gene encoding bacillithiol biosynthesis deacetylase BshB2, which translates to MEKHVVVILPHPDDEAFGAAGTIARFREEGVPVTYLCGTLGEMGRNMGNPTFATRETLPKIRKEELIAACKVLDIELNMLGYRDKTLEFEAREEVAKDLLARLEKIEPSLVITHYPDHAVHPDHNAFGAAAIEAVRLMDAEKRPKVWAQAITNTRVEDIGEADISIDITPFFEKKLATIMAHTSQASGVLGSINQVAADMEEIVKKNLSVEQFYTWNFNK; encoded by the coding sequence ATGGAAAAACACGTTGTTGTTATTCTTCCACACCCAGATGATGAAGCATTTGGAGCTGCTGGTACAATTGCACGATTTCGTGAAGAAGGTGTACCAGTTACCTATTTATGTGGCACGCTAGGAGAAATGGGTAGAAACATGGGTAACCCTACCTTTGCAACACGCGAAACGCTACCTAAAATAAGAAAAGAAGAATTAATTGCGGCATGTAAAGTATTAGATATTGAATTAAATATGCTTGGTTATCGTGATAAAACATTGGAATTTGAAGCAAGAGAAGAGGTTGCCAAGGATTTATTAGCACGCCTAGAAAAAATAGAGCCAAGTCTTGTAATTACACATTATCCTGATCATGCTGTACATCCCGATCACAATGCATTTGGGGCTGCGGCGATTGAAGCAGTTCGTTTAATGGACGCTGAGAAAAGACCAAAAGTGTGGGCGCAAGCTATTACAAATACAAGAGTAGAAGACATAGGTGAAGCGGATATTTCGATAGACATTACACCTTTTTTCGAGAAGAAATTAGCAACAATCATGGCTCATACATCGCAAGCATCTGGTGTGTTAGGTAGTATAAATCAAGTAGCTGCGGATATGGAAGAGATTGTGAAGAAGAACTTATCTGTAGAGCAATTCTATACGTGGAATTTCAATAAGTAA
- a CDS encoding YojF family protein has product MNVIDQEKVQYELEKFLNKDVYIHIETTNGAYASHHNEKAFNVGVFMRNAKVRYNQAKIVGNPTSYRVGLKTENGWIYAEGVREYEIDEEGHLLIAGHDQEGRLLVTLEISENPFVN; this is encoded by the coding sequence ATGAATGTAATTGATCAAGAAAAAGTGCAATATGAATTAGAAAAATTCTTAAATAAAGATGTTTATATACATATCGAGACGACAAATGGCGCATATGCGAGTCATCATAATGAGAAAGCTTTTAATGTTGGTGTATTTATGCGAAATGCTAAAGTACGTTATAACCAAGCGAAAATAGTTGGAAACCCAACAAGTTATCGTGTAGGTTTAAAAACAGAAAACGGCTGGATCTATGCGGAAGGTGTTCGCGAATATGAAATAGATGAAGAAGGGCACCTACTTATTGCTGGACATGATCAAGAAGGAAGATTATTAGTTACATTAGAAATTAGTGAGAATCCGTTTGTAAATTAA